In a single window of the Bacillus mycoides genome:
- a CDS encoding divergent PAP2 family protein, with product METILHNDPLIAAIISWFLAQLTKVVFKLIKTGEFDFAKFFASGGMPSSHASTVTALATGVGVVEGVESPIFAVAAIFAIIVMYDASGVRLAVSKQAKILNDFFHGRQTEYKKLNELVGHTPYQVVVGALLGIVVGVGYCL from the coding sequence ATGGAAACAATTTTACATAACGATCCACTTATAGCAGCTATAATTTCTTGGTTTTTAGCACAGTTAACGAAAGTCGTTTTTAAATTAATAAAAACAGGCGAGTTTGATTTTGCTAAGTTCTTTGCTTCAGGTGGAATGCCAAGTTCGCATGCTTCGACTGTTACTGCACTTGCTACAGGTGTCGGAGTGGTGGAAGGTGTGGAGAGTCCAATATTTGCGGTTGCCGCTATTTTTGCCATTATTGTTATGTACGATGCTTCAGGAGTAAGGCTTGCGGTAAGTAAGCAAGCGAAAATATTGAATGATTTTTTTCATGGTAGACAAACAGAATATAAAAAGTTAAATGAGCTCGTTGGACATACACCGTATCAAGTTGTTGTTGGTGCACTATTAGGAATTGTTGTCGGGGTTGGGTATTGTTTGTAA
- a CDS encoding nucleoside hydrolase, translated as MKKILFLGDPGIDDSLAIMYGLLHPDIDIVGVVTGYGNVTQEKATSNAAYLLQMAGREDIPVINGAKIPLSGDFVTYYPEIHGVDGLGPIKPPKNFSPNIKPFCAFFDIIEKYKGELIIVDAGRSTTLATAFILEKPMMKYVKEYYIMGGAFLMPGNVTPVAEANFHGDPIASQLVMKNAKNVTLIPLNVTSEAIITPEMVKYITKHSKTNFKKLIEPIFDYYYKAYKNLNSKITGSPVHDVVTMMVAANPSLLDYVYRRVDVDTVGVAKGESIADFRPQPEAKALKNWVKIGWSLHYKKFLEDFVKIMT; from the coding sequence ATGAAAAAAATATTATTTTTAGGAGACCCAGGAATTGATGACTCTTTAGCAATTATGTATGGATTATTGCATCCTGATATTGATATTGTTGGAGTAGTAACAGGATATGGGAATGTAACGCAGGAAAAGGCGACGAGTAATGCGGCGTATTTATTGCAAATGGCGGGCCGGGAAGATATACCTGTTATTAATGGAGCGAAAATTCCTTTATCTGGGGATTTTGTAACATATTATCCGGAAATTCATGGGGTAGACGGTTTGGGACCTATTAAGCCTCCTAAAAATTTTTCTCCCAATATTAAACCTTTTTGTGCATTTTTCGATATCATTGAAAAATATAAAGGAGAACTAATAATTGTTGATGCCGGCAGATCAACAACATTAGCGACGGCATTTATTTTAGAAAAACCAATGATGAAGTATGTGAAAGAATATTATATAATGGGCGGAGCTTTTTTAATGCCCGGAAATGTTACACCGGTCGCGGAAGCCAATTTTCATGGTGACCCAATTGCATCACAATTAGTTATGAAAAATGCGAAAAATGTGACATTAATACCGCTTAACGTTACATCAGAAGCGATTATTACACCGGAGATGGTGAAATACATTACGAAACATTCTAAAACGAATTTCAAGAAATTAATAGAACCGATTTTCGATTATTATTATAAAGCTTATAAAAATCTGAATTCTAAAATAACAGGGAGCCCAGTGCATGATGTAGTAACGATGATGGTAGCGGCAAATCCATCTCTTTTAGATTACGTGTATCGTCGTGTTGATGTAGATACGGTTGGAGTTGCGAAAGGGGAAAGTATCGCTGATTTTCGCCCGCAACCTGAAGCAAAAGCGTTGAAAAATTGGGTTAAAATTGGCTGGTCTTTACATTATAAAAAGTTTCTAGAGGATTTTGTGAAAATTATGACGTAG
- the fabG gene encoding 3-oxoacyl-ACP reductase FabG, with product MDLLNGKTAVVTGAAQGIGKEIARVFAKLGAKVLISDVNEEKLQKTTRELSDEGYDVSLYRCDVSNQNEAKSLIEYAVQKFGTLHILVNNAGITKDAMLHKMEKSAWEQVLQVNLTGVFYCMQPALLYMRQQGYGRIINISSISREGNIGQANYAATKAGVVGLTKTAAKEVGSFGITCNAICPGFMDTDMTKTIPDKVKEKMVGAIPVGRIGTPEDIANAAAFLASEYASYITGEVLNVSGGLQV from the coding sequence ATGGACTTGTTGAATGGGAAAACAGCTGTTGTAACGGGTGCTGCGCAGGGGATTGGAAAAGAAATCGCACGAGTTTTTGCAAAACTAGGGGCCAAAGTATTAATTAGTGATGTAAATGAAGAGAAGCTACAAAAAACGACACGTGAATTATCAGATGAAGGGTATGATGTGAGTTTATATCGATGTGATGTGAGTAATCAAAATGAAGCGAAGTCGTTAATTGAATATGCGGTGCAAAAATTTGGTACATTACATATTTTAGTGAATAACGCTGGAATTACAAAAGATGCAATGTTACATAAGATGGAGAAATCAGCTTGGGAACAAGTATTACAAGTGAACTTAACTGGCGTTTTTTACTGTATGCAGCCAGCGCTTCTTTATATGAGGCAACAAGGGTATGGGCGGATTATTAATATTTCTTCTATTAGTAGGGAAGGAAATATTGGACAAGCAAATTATGCGGCTACAAAAGCAGGGGTTGTAGGTTTAACAAAAACAGCAGCGAAAGAGGTTGGAAGTTTTGGTATTACGTGTAATGCGATTTGTCCAGGATTTATGGATACTGATATGACAAAAACAATACCGGATAAAGTAAAAGAGAAAATGGTTGGAGCGATTCCAGTTGGAAGAATCGGAACGCCGGAAGATATTGCAAACGCAGCTGCCTTTTTAGCATCAGAGTATGCGTCTTACATTACAGGAGAGGTATTAAATGTGAGCGGTGGGTTGCAAGTGTAA
- the rarD gene encoding EamA family transporter RarD: MGSQTAEQKQGIIYAAGAYTMWGVLPIYWKWVEEVPADEILAHRIVWAFVFMLLVLGVTKRFRQFGGELVALFKRPKLLMSLTIASVLISGNWFVYIWAVNHNHVIEASLGYYINPLISILLGTVVLKEKLNFWQYVAVGLAGLGVVILTIRFGSIPWVSLSLAFSFGLYGLTKKLLNYDATIGLTMETMLVTPFALIYLFMTGVHGFGSFGSISAISTFLLIGAGIVTALPLFYFAKGAQLIPLYMIGFLQYIAPTISLILGVFVFGEHFTSTHMIAFFCIWIALFVFSMAKTKFLLQKQPKFIKNKSAKVS, from the coding sequence ATGGGGAGTCAAACAGCAGAGCAAAAGCAGGGGATTATATATGCAGCAGGTGCGTATACGATGTGGGGAGTCCTTCCGATTTATTGGAAATGGGTGGAGGAAGTACCGGCAGATGAAATATTAGCGCATCGCATCGTTTGGGCATTTGTTTTTATGTTGTTAGTTTTAGGAGTAACGAAGAGGTTTCGTCAGTTTGGTGGGGAGTTAGTGGCCCTTTTTAAACGACCTAAATTATTAATGTCATTAACAATTGCTTCGGTACTTATTAGTGGAAACTGGTTTGTATACATATGGGCCGTAAATCATAACCATGTAATCGAAGCAAGTCTTGGGTATTATATTAATCCACTTATAAGTATTTTACTTGGTACAGTTGTTTTAAAAGAGAAGCTTAATTTTTGGCAATATGTTGCGGTTGGTTTAGCTGGATTGGGCGTTGTTATTTTAACGATACGTTTCGGATCAATTCCATGGGTTTCTCTTTCACTTGCTTTTTCATTTGGATTATATGGATTAACAAAAAAATTATTAAATTATGATGCAACAATTGGGCTTACGATGGAAACGATGTTAGTGACGCCATTTGCACTTATATATTTGTTTATGACAGGAGTTCATGGCTTTGGTTCGTTCGGTTCTATTTCGGCAATATCAACGTTTCTTTTAATAGGGGCAGGTATTGTTACAGCGTTACCACTCTTTTATTTTGCTAAAGGAGCACAACTTATTCCGCTCTATATGATAGGATTTTTACAATACATCGCGCCGACTATTAGTTTAATTTTAGGTGTGTTCGTTTTTGGTGAACATTTCACATCTACTCATATGATTGCGTTTTTCTGTATATGGATTGCTTTATTTGTCTTTTCAATGGCGAAAACAAAGTTTCTACTACAGAAGCAACCAAAATTTATTAAAAATAAATCAGCAAAAGTATCATAA
- a CDS encoding YhdT family protein, translating into MKNYHDDPRFRVAHREALIGLGLAIINFIIWYGFAYGLGSKDPSEYTYVLGFPAWFFYSCIVGFIVMVILLILVVRFLFQDISLDEEEKVRNDR; encoded by the coding sequence ATGAAGAATTATCATGATGATCCGCGCTTTCGAGTTGCCCATAGAGAAGCGTTAATTGGTCTTGGATTAGCTATTATTAATTTTATAATATGGTATGGATTTGCTTATGGGCTTGGAAGTAAGGATCCGAGTGAATATACATATGTATTAGGTTTTCCAGCATGGTTTTTTTATAGCTGTATCGTTGGATTTATCGTAATGGTTATTTTGCTTATTTTAGTTGTTCGTTTTTTATTTCAAGATATTTCACTCGATGAGGAAGAAAAAGTGAGGAATGATAGATGA
- a CDS encoding YfhD family protein produces the protein MKKKNVDRNKAADGIDVEFARELADHNDLEANARANAADARQKRQSTEK, from the coding sequence ATGAAAAAAAAGAATGTAGATCGAAACAAAGCTGCCGATGGCATTGATGTTGAGTTCGCTCGCGAACTCGCTGACCACAATGACTTAGAAGCAAACGCACGTGCAAATGCCGCTGATGCACGTCAAAAACGCCAATCAACAGAAAAATAA
- a CDS encoding DUF1294 domain-containing protein produces the protein MKWIYFIIINVIAFSMMGLDKRKAKKKQWRTPESTLFLSAAAGGAVGAWIGMYMFHHKTHKSKFVFGIPVLVIITVGVFLYI, from the coding sequence ATGAAATGGATTTATTTTATTATTATCAACGTTATAGCATTTAGTATGATGGGGCTTGATAAGCGAAAAGCAAAGAAAAAGCAGTGGAGAACGCCAGAAAGTACGTTGTTTTTATCAGCTGCAGCTGGAGGAGCGGTTGGAGCTTGGATTGGTATGTATATGTTTCATCATAAGACACATAAAAGTAAATTTGTCTTCGGTATTCCAGTGCTCGTTATTATAACAGTAGGAGTGTTTTTATACATATAA
- the dhaS gene encoding aldehyde dehydrogenase DhaS: MSQLAVNLHEKVEKFLQGTKKLYVNGAFIESASGKTFKTPNPATGETLAIVAEAGREDIHKAVVAARMAFDEGPWSRMSTAERSRLMYKLADLMEEHKEELAQLETLDNGKPIRETMAADIPLAIEHMRYYAGWATKIVGQTIPVSGDYFNYTRHEAVGVVGQIIPWNFPLLMAMWKMGAALATGCTIVLKPAEQTPLSALYLAELIEEAGFPKGVINIVPGFGESAGQALVNHPLVDKIAFTGSTPVGKQIMRQASESLKRVTLELGGKSPNIILPDADLSRAIPGALSGVMFNQGQVCSAGSRLFIPKKMYDNVMADLVLYSKKLNQGAGLNPETTIGPLVSEEQQKRVMSYIEKGIEEGAEVLCGGSNPFDQGYFVSPTVFADVNDEMTIAKEEIFGPVISAIPFNDIDEVIERANKSQFGLAAGVWTENVKTAHYVASKVRAGTVWVNCYNVFDAASPFGGFKQSGLGREMGSYALNNYTEVKSVWINLN; the protein is encoded by the coding sequence ATGAGTCAACTAGCTGTAAATCTTCATGAAAAGGTAGAGAAATTTCTTCAGGGCACAAAGAAACTATATGTGAACGGAGCGTTCATTGAAAGCGCTTCCGGAAAAACATTTAAAACTCCTAACCCAGCAACTGGTGAAACACTCGCTATCGTTGCTGAAGCTGGTCGCGAAGACATTCATAAAGCTGTGGTAGCTGCTCGAATGGCTTTCGATGAAGGTCCTTGGTCACGCATGAGCACTGCTGAACGCAGCCGTCTTATGTACAAGCTCGCTGATTTAATGGAAGAGCATAAAGAAGAGCTCGCACAGCTCGAAACGTTAGATAACGGAAAGCCAATCCGTGAAACAATGGCGGCAGACATACCACTTGCAATTGAGCATATGCGCTATTATGCTGGCTGGGCGACGAAAATTGTTGGTCAAACAATTCCTGTTTCCGGTGATTACTTTAACTATACACGCCATGAGGCTGTTGGTGTCGTCGGTCAAATTATCCCTTGGAACTTCCCACTTCTTATGGCAATGTGGAAAATGGGAGCTGCGCTTGCTACAGGATGTACAATCGTTTTAAAACCTGCAGAACAAACTCCACTATCCGCTCTATACTTAGCTGAATTAATTGAAGAAGCTGGATTCCCGAAAGGTGTTATTAATATCGTTCCTGGATTCGGTGAATCAGCTGGACAAGCACTTGTTAATCATCCACTCGTTGATAAAATTGCATTTACTGGTTCTACTCCAGTCGGTAAACAAATTATGCGACAAGCATCTGAATCATTGAAACGTGTTACTTTAGAGCTTGGCGGTAAATCACCGAACATTATTTTACCAGACGCCGACTTATCTCGCGCGATTCCTGGTGCACTTTCTGGTGTTATGTTTAACCAAGGACAAGTATGCTCTGCTGGATCACGCTTATTTATCCCAAAGAAAATGTATGATAATGTCATGGCTGATCTCGTCCTCTATTCTAAAAAACTAAATCAAGGTGCCGGCCTTAACCCTGAAACAACAATCGGTCCTCTCGTTTCCGAAGAACAACAAAAACGTGTAATGAGCTACATTGAAAAAGGGATTGAAGAAGGCGCTGAAGTACTTTGCGGAGGAAGTAATCCATTCGATCAAGGCTACTTCGTTTCTCCTACAGTATTCGCTGACGTAAATGACGAAATGACGATCGCAAAAGAAGAAATTTTCGGTCCAGTTATTTCTGCAATACCTTTTAACGATATTGATGAAGTGATTGAACGTGCAAATAAATCACAATTCGGCTTAGCGGCTGGTGTGTGGACAGAAAATGTTAAAACAGCACACTATGTTGCAAGTAAAGTACGTGCTGGTACTGTATGGGTAAACTGTTATAACGTCTTTGATGCAGCATCTCCATTTGGAGGATTTAAACAATCCGGTCTTGGCCGCGAAATGGGATCTTACGCGCTGAACAACTATACAGAAGTGAAGAGCGTTTGGATTAACTTAAATTAA
- the panF gene encoding sodium/pantothenate symporter encodes MNWYVIIPMIISFIVVFLIGVYASRRVQATANNKFLQEYFLGGRELGGLLLAMTMIATYGSASSFIGGPGIAYNMGLGWVLLSAIQVVTGYIVLTVIGKKFAIIARKMEAITLIDYLKGRYNNKAVVVLSALCIIIFLFSATVAQWVGGGRLIESLTGLSYTTALFLFTFSVLVYVLIGGFRAVALSDTLLGIIMLVGTTIILIATVIAGGGVEKIMQELIQINPNLITPFGADGSLTKSYVTSFWILIGIGVVGLPQISVRAMSYKNSKAMHQALIIGTVVVGTIMIGMHLTGVFARVVLPGITVPDKVMPLLAMEVLPPWLAGVFLAAPMAAIMSTVNSLLLLVSSSIIKDIYVNYINKDAADSTIKKGSLLITGIVGLLVYAAAIKPPDFLIWLNLFSFGGLEAAFIWPIVLGLYWKKGNATGALASILVGVGSYMFIHLCYPNPFGIHTVVFPICFAFISYIIGSMVTMKKVA; translated from the coding sequence ATGAATTGGTATGTAATAATCCCAATGATAATTTCTTTTATCGTTGTGTTTTTAATTGGTGTATATGCATCAAGACGTGTACAAGCAACCGCTAATAATAAATTTTTACAAGAATATTTTCTTGGTGGGCGTGAACTTGGTGGCTTATTATTAGCTATGACGATGATTGCTACGTACGGTAGTGCAAGTAGCTTTATCGGCGGGCCTGGTATTGCTTACAATATGGGTCTTGGATGGGTGCTGTTATCAGCGATTCAAGTTGTAACAGGATATATCGTTTTAACGGTTATTGGTAAAAAGTTTGCTATTATCGCTAGAAAGATGGAAGCAATTACGCTTATTGATTATTTAAAGGGCAGATACAATAATAAAGCGGTAGTTGTTCTTTCTGCGTTATGTATTATAATCTTTTTGTTCTCAGCAACAGTAGCCCAGTGGGTTGGCGGCGGACGATTAATTGAGTCGCTAACAGGACTTTCCTACACAACGGCACTATTTTTATTTACATTTTCTGTACTTGTGTATGTGTTAATTGGTGGATTTCGTGCAGTCGCTTTATCAGATACGTTATTAGGAATCATTATGTTAGTCGGAACAACAATCATTTTAATTGCTACTGTCATTGCTGGTGGCGGAGTTGAAAAGATTATGCAGGAACTTATTCAAATTAATCCGAATCTAATAACACCGTTCGGAGCGGATGGAAGTTTAACGAAATCATATGTCACATCATTTTGGATTTTAATTGGGATTGGTGTCGTGGGATTACCGCAAATTAGTGTGCGTGCTATGTCTTATAAAAATTCAAAAGCTATGCACCAAGCATTAATCATTGGAACGGTTGTCGTCGGTACAATTATGATTGGTATGCATTTAACAGGTGTGTTTGCAAGAGTAGTCCTTCCAGGCATAACGGTACCAGATAAAGTAATGCCGCTACTCGCAATGGAAGTGTTGCCACCTTGGTTAGCTGGAGTTTTCTTAGCTGCACCAATGGCAGCGATAATGTCTACTGTGAACTCATTATTATTACTTGTAAGTTCGTCAATTATTAAAGATATATATGTGAACTACATAAATAAAGATGCCGCGGATAGTACGATAAAGAAAGGTAGCCTATTGATTACTGGTATCGTAGGATTACTCGTATATGCTGCCGCTATTAAGCCACCAGACTTTTTAATTTGGTTAAATTTATTTTCTTTCGGTGGTTTAGAAGCAGCGTTCATTTGGCCGATTGTGTTAGGTTTATATTGGAAAAAAGGAAATGCAACTGGAGCTCTCGCATCTATTTTAGTTGGAGTAGGTTCCTATATGTTTATTCACCTTTGCTACCCTAATCCATTCGGTATACATACAGTTGTTTTCCCGATTTGCTTTGCATTTATCTCTTATATAATTGGTAGTATGGTTACGATGAAAAAAGTAGCATAA
- a CDS encoding prenyltransferase/squalene oxidase repeat-containing protein: protein MLLYDKVHEEIERRTTALQTMQRQDGTWQFCFEGALLTDCHMIFLLKLLGRNDEIEPFVKRLVSLQTNEGTWKLYEDEKGGNLSATIQAYAALLASERYSKEAMNMRRAEMFIKEHGGVSRAHFMTKFLLAIHGEYEFPALFHFPTPILFLQDDSPLSIFGLSSSARIHLIPMMICMNKRFRVEKKLLPNLNHIAGGGGQWFREERSPLFQSFLGDVKKVISYPLSLHHKGYEEVERFMKERIDENGTLYSYASATFYMIYALLALGHSIQSPIIEKAVTGLKSYIWKMDRGSHLQNSPSTVWDTALLSYSLQEAKVTNENKMIQRATEYLLQKQQTKKVDWSVHASSLVAGGWGFSDVNTTIPDIDDTTAALRALARSRGNDRVDDAWGRGVEWVKGLQNNDGGWGAFERGVTSKLLSNLPIENASDMITDPSTPDITGRVLELFGTYAPNELLEEQKKKAIKWLMDVQEQNGSWYGKWGICYIYGTWATMTGLRALGVPSTHPALKKAASWLEHLQHEDGGWGESCQSSVEKKFISLPFSTPSQTAWALDALISYYDQETPIIRKGISYLLAQSTMNEKYPTGTGLPGGFYIRYHSYGHIYPLLALAHYVKKYRK from the coding sequence GTGCTACTATATGACAAAGTGCATGAGGAGATAGAGCGGAGAACGACTGCACTTCAAACGATGCAAAGGCAAGACGGAACGTGGCAATTTTGTTTTGAAGGAGCTTTGCTAACGGATTGTCACATGATTTTTTTACTCAAATTATTAGGGCGAAATGACGAAATAGAACCGTTTGTGAAAAGGTTAGTATCTCTTCAAACAAATGAAGGGACTTGGAAATTATACGAAGATGAAAAGGGAGGGAATTTATCCGCGACGATTCAAGCATATGCTGCTTTACTTGCTTCGGAAAGATATTCGAAAGAAGCTATGAATATGAGGCGAGCTGAAATGTTTATTAAGGAACACGGGGGAGTTTCTCGTGCTCATTTTATGACGAAATTTTTATTAGCGATTCATGGAGAATATGAATTTCCTGCGCTTTTTCACTTTCCAACGCCAATCTTATTTTTACAAGATGACTCCCCCCTCAGTATATTTGGGCTAAGCAGCTCAGCGCGTATACATTTAATTCCGATGATGATTTGTATGAATAAGAGATTCCGTGTAGAGAAAAAGTTATTGCCAAATTTAAATCATATTGCAGGCGGGGGTGGGCAATGGTTTCGAGAGGAGCGGTCTCCGCTGTTTCAATCGTTTTTAGGTGATGTGAAAAAGGTAATATCTTATCCATTATCGTTACATCATAAAGGATACGAAGAAGTAGAGCGCTTTATGAAGGAGCGTATAGATGAAAATGGAACATTATATAGTTACGCCAGTGCTACGTTTTATATGATTTATGCTTTGCTTGCATTAGGACACTCTATTCAGTCTCCAATTATTGAGAAAGCTGTGACAGGATTAAAATCTTATATATGGAAGATGGACAGAGGAAGTCATTTGCAAAATTCTCCTTCTACCGTATGGGATACCGCTTTACTTAGCTATTCATTGCAAGAAGCTAAAGTTACAAATGAAAATAAGATGATTCAAAGGGCGACGGAGTATTTATTGCAAAAACAACAAACTAAAAAGGTAGATTGGAGCGTACATGCATCATCACTTGTAGCTGGCGGTTGGGGATTTTCAGATGTTAATACGACGATCCCTGATATAGACGATACTACAGCTGCCCTTAGAGCGTTAGCGCGAAGTAGAGGGAATGATAGAGTAGATGATGCGTGGGGAAGAGGCGTGGAATGGGTGAAAGGATTGCAAAACAATGATGGAGGCTGGGGAGCTTTTGAACGAGGGGTAACGAGCAAGTTACTATCGAATTTGCCGATTGAAAATGCGAGTGATATGATAACCGATCCGTCCACACCAGATATTACAGGTAGGGTGTTAGAATTATTCGGAACGTATGCACCGAATGAGTTGCTTGAAGAGCAAAAAAAGAAAGCTATCAAATGGTTAATGGATGTACAGGAACAGAATGGATCATGGTATGGAAAATGGGGGATATGTTATATATATGGGACATGGGCAACGATGACAGGCTTACGTGCATTAGGAGTGCCTTCTACTCATCCAGCGTTGAAAAAAGCCGCTTCATGGCTCGAACATTTGCAGCATGAAGACGGAGGGTGGGGAGAATCCTGTCAAAGTAGTGTAGAGAAAAAATTTATTTCTTTACCTTTTAGTACGCCGTCACAAACAGCGTGGGCACTTGATGCACTCATTTCTTACTACGATCAAGAAACACCGATTATTCGAAAAGGAATTTCATATTTGCTCGCGCAGTCTACTATGAATGAAAAATATCCTACTGGTACAGGGTTACCGGGGGGCTTTTATATTCGCTATCATAGTTATGGACATATATATCCGTTACTTGCTTTAGCGCACTACGTAAAGAAATATAGAAAATAA
- a CDS encoding APC family permease has product MSLFIKKAMNEEKKKVLKQTLGAIDLTLLGIGAIIGTGIFVLTGIVAAKHAGPAIVLSFMLAAIVCACVAFCYAEFASTVPVSGSVYSYTYMTLGEIFAFIVGWCVMLEYLLATSAVAAGWSAYFQSLLLGFNIHIPAIIASAPGMGNGGIIDLPAVIIILIVTFLLSRGVKESARINNIMVIIKLAVILVFIIVGANYVKPENWQPFLPFGYHGVIGGAATVFFAFLGFDAVATAAEEVKRPQRNVPIGLLVSLCICTILYVGVSFVLTGMVPFTDLNVADPVAYALRIVGEDRIAGLLSVGAIAGLTTVLLVAMFAFVRVSYSMSRDGLLPKRFSSVHKRYQTPFFNTWITGILAAVLAGLLDLNLLANLVNVGTITAFIFVSIAVIVLRKTHPNLKRPFRAPLVPFLPILAIVSCLYLALNLSKTTLISFAIWVIVGIFIYFIYAKKHSKIRNRV; this is encoded by the coding sequence ATGAGTTTATTTATAAAGAAAGCAATGAATGAAGAAAAGAAAAAAGTGTTAAAGCAAACTTTAGGAGCAATTGATTTAACGCTTTTAGGAATTGGAGCAATTATTGGTACAGGTATTTTCGTATTAACAGGTATTGTAGCTGCGAAACATGCTGGTCCAGCAATTGTATTATCTTTTATGTTAGCTGCAATTGTATGTGCTTGTGTAGCCTTTTGTTATGCTGAATTTGCATCTACAGTCCCGGTCTCAGGAAGTGTGTATTCGTATACGTATATGACATTAGGTGAGATTTTTGCTTTTATAGTTGGCTGGTGTGTCATGTTAGAGTACTTATTAGCTACTTCTGCGGTGGCGGCGGGATGGTCAGCCTATTTTCAGTCATTGCTACTAGGGTTTAATATTCATATTCCGGCAATCATTGCTTCTGCACCAGGGATGGGGAATGGCGGGATTATCGACTTGCCAGCGGTTATTATTATTTTAATTGTTACATTTTTACTAAGTCGTGGTGTGAAAGAAAGTGCACGTATAAATAATATAATGGTTATTATTAAACTGGCTGTTATTTTAGTATTTATTATTGTAGGAGCAAACTATGTAAAGCCAGAGAATTGGCAGCCGTTTCTTCCTTTTGGATACCATGGTGTTATTGGAGGAGCTGCTACTGTATTTTTTGCCTTTTTAGGTTTCGATGCAGTTGCAACAGCAGCAGAGGAAGTGAAACGCCCACAACGTAACGTTCCAATTGGATTACTTGTCTCTTTATGCATTTGTACAATTCTTTATGTTGGTGTTTCATTCGTGTTAACTGGAATGGTTCCATTTACGGATCTGAATGTAGCTGATCCAGTTGCATATGCACTGCGTATTGTAGGAGAGGATAGAATTGCTGGTCTATTATCAGTTGGAGCGATAGCTGGTTTAACAACAGTTCTGTTAGTTGCTATGTTCGCATTTGTTCGAGTATCATACTCGATGAGCCGAGATGGATTGTTACCAAAAAGATTTTCGAGTGTTCATAAACGTTATCAAACACCATTTTTTAATACATGGATTACGGGTATTCTTGCGGCTGTATTAGCAGGTTTATTGGACTTGAATTTGTTGGCAAATTTAGTGAATGTGGGAACGATAACAGCTTTCATATTTGTATCTATAGCTGTAATTGTATTAAGGAAGACACATCCTAATTTGAAAAGACCGTTCCGTGCTCCGTTAGTTCCATTCTTACCTATACTTGCGATAGTAAGTTGTTTATATTTAGCATTAAATCTTTCTAAAACCACTTTAATCAGTTTTGCAATTTGGGTTATTGTAGGTATTTTTATTTATTTTATATACGCGAAAAAACATAGTAAGATTAGAAATAGAGTATAA